The genome window CGCATGTCATCCCGGCCCTCGCGTCGGAGCTGACAGGGGATTCGAACCCCTTCGATGCGATCGAGGGAGCCGTCGCCGATATCCGCGTCGGCAAGATGGTCGTCGTCCTAGACGACGAGGATCGCGAGAACGAAGGCGACCTCGTGATGGCCGCGCAGATGGTGACGCCGGACGCTATCAACTTCATGCGCCGGCATGGCGGCGGCCTCATCTGCGTTCCGCTGCCGGCGCGAAGGCTGGACGAGCTCCAACTCCCTCAGATGGTGAGCGACAACACGGCGCTGCACGAGACGGCCTTCACCGTCTCGGTCGAGGCGCGGGGCCTCACGACGACCGGCATCTCCGCTCCCGACCGTGCGGCGACCATCAAGAAGTTGCTCGATCCCGAAGCGCGGCCGTCTGACTTCCTACGCCCGGGGCACACGTTTCCGCTGCGCGCGCGTGAAGGCGGCGTGCTCGTACGCGCCGGACAGACCGAAGCCGCCGTCGATCTCGCGCGCCTTGCCGGGCTGTACCCGGCGGGCGTCATCTGCGAGATCATGGCCGACGACGGAACGATGGAGCGGCGCGACGGCTTGCGCAGCTTTGCTGATCGCCACGGCATGAAGCTCATCACCGTCAAGGACTTGATCGCGTATCGCATGCGCAATGAGAAGCTCGTCAAGCGCGTGGCCGAGTTCACGCTTCCTACGACGAACGGCACGTGGCGCGGGGTCGCCTACGAGAATACCGTCGATAGCAACGCGCACGTCGCGCTCGTCATGGGGGAGATCGGTGACGGAAAGGACGTTCTCGTGCGCGTCCATTCGGAGTGCTTGACGGGTGATGCCCTCCACTCCCTGCGCTGCGACTGTGCGGCACAGCGCGACGGCGCCATGGCGATGATCGCCGAAGAAAAGCGCGGCGTCTTCTTGTATCTCCGCCAGGAAGGCCGCGGCATCGGGCTTGCGAACAAGCTGCGCGCGTACGAACTGCAAGATCGCGGTGCGGACACCGTCGAGGCAAACATCGCGCTCGGACTTCCCGTGGACAAGCGGGATTACGGGATCGGTTCGCAGATCCTGCACGATCTCGGCGTGCGCGCGATGCGCGTGATCACCAACAACCCGAAGAAGATATTCGGGCTCGAGGGATACGGCCTCACGATCGCATCCCGCGTTCCGCTCCACACGCTGCCGACGCCGCACAACGAGCGCTACATCGCGACCAAGCGCGCAAAACTCGGTCACCTGGTCTCGTGAAACGCGACCGCGGAGCAGCTGCGCTCCCGGATTGCGGCGGAAAGCGCTTCGCACTCGTCGTGGCGCGCTTCTATCCGCAGATTGCCGATCGGCTGGTCGAGGGGGCGCGGCGCGCGCTGCGCGATTGCGCCGTGCGCGACGAAGACGTCGCACTGTACGAAGCTCCCGGCTGCTTCGAGATTCCGCTGCTCTGCCGGAACCTCGTTGCGGCGGAGCACTTCGACGCGCTCGTCGCACTCGGGGCGGTGATCCAAGGCGCAACGCCGCACTTCACGTTCGTCGCCGCAGAGTGCGCGCGCGGCATCATGCAGGTGCAGCTTTCGACGGGCGTCCCGATCGGCTTCGGCGTTCTGACGACGACGACGCAGCAGCAAGCGGAGGAGCGCGCGGATCCCGGGCGCGGCGACAAAGGGTACGACGCCGCGCTGGCCGCCGCGCTCCTGACGGTCACGCCCTCGGACCTTCCCCGCGCCGGCTTCCGAGCGTAGCGCGGGGCGCAGGGATTCGCAGTCCCGGGGCGCATAGAAGGGGCCTCGATCAACGACGCAGAGGGTCCTTAACGTGGAAGACAAGATTCTTACCTGTAAAGATTGCGGCGCCGAGTTCGTCTTCAGCGTCCGCGAGCAAGAGTTCTTCGCCGAGCGTGGATTCGTGAATCAGCCCGTGCGCTGCCGCGATTGCCGTCAGGCGCGGCGCTCAAGCGGCGGCGATGCAACGCGCGGCTCGACGCGACCGAGCTTCGAAGCGGTCTGCGCGCAGTGCGGCGTCAACACCACCGTCCCGTTCCGTCCCCGCGGCGATCGACCGGTCTACTGCCGCGACTGCTACGCCGCCCGCGTTCCTGCCGGAGTCTAAGCTTCCCGCAGCCGTCGCCTGGGCCGGCGACGCCGTACGCTACGTCGATCAGCGCGCGCTGCCGATCGACGTTCGCGTCGAGTCAGCGCGCACGGTCGAAGAACTCGTGGATGCGATCGCATCGCTTGCGGTGCGGGGAGCCCCGTGCATCGGCATCTTTGGCGCGTACGGTGTTGCGCTTCTTCGCCGCACGATCGCCGACGACGCAGCCTTCGCGACTGCGGCGGCGCGCGTGCGCGCAGCCAGGCCGACGGCCGTCAATCTCGCCTGGGCGGTCGACCGCGTCATGGCGGCCGACGACAAGCTGGCCGAGGCAGAGGCGATCCACCGCGAGCAGGCGGCCGTCGACGCCGCAATAGCACAGCACGGCCTCGAGCTGATTCCCGATCGCGCCCGCATCATCACGCACTGCCATACCGGAGCGCTCGCAACGGGGGCCGGAGGGACGGCGCTCGGCGTCATCCTGGCGGCGCATCGCGCGGGAAAGCGGCCGACGGTCTTCATCGACGAAACGCGCCCGCTGCTTCAAGGCTCGCGCTTGACCGAGCTCGAGCTGCGCGAGGCCGGCGTCGACGCGATCGTGCAAGTGGACGGCGCCGCCGCCTTCGCGATGGCGCGGCAGAACGTGGA of Candidatus Dormiibacterota bacterium contains these proteins:
- the ribH gene encoding 6,7-dimethyl-8-ribityllumazine synthase, whose product is MKRDRGAAALPDCGGKRFALVVARFYPQIADRLVEGARRALRDCAVRDEDVALYEAPGCFEIPLLCRNLVAAEHFDALVALGAVIQGATPHFTFVAAECARGIMQVQLSTGVPIGFGVLTTTTQQQAEERADPGRGDKGYDAALAAALLTVTPSDLPRAGFRA
- a CDS encoding bifunctional 3,4-dihydroxy-2-butanone-4-phosphate synthase/GTP cyclohydrolase II, with amino-acid sequence MEKGFAGRLNAAMEGAGLSAAELADRSGLTESAISLLRAGRREPSYRTLQRLTHVIPALASELTGDSNPFDAIEGAVADIRVGKMVVVLDDEDRENEGDLVMAAQMVTPDAINFMRRHGGGLICVPLPARRLDELQLPQMVSDNTALHETAFTVSVEARGLTTTGISAPDRAATIKKLLDPEARPSDFLRPGHTFPLRAREGGVLVRAGQTEAAVDLARLAGLYPAGVICEIMADDGTMERRDGLRSFADRHGMKLITVKDLIAYRMRNEKLVKRVAEFTLPTTNGTWRGVAYENTVDSNAHVALVMGEIGDGKDVLVRVHSECLTGDALHSLRCDCAAQRDGAMAMIAEEKRGVFLYLRQEGRGIGLANKLRAYELQDRGADTVEANIALGLPVDKRDYGIGSQILHDLGVRAMRVITNNPKKIFGLEGYGLTIASRVPLHTLPTPHNERYIATKRAKLGHLVS
- the mtnA gene encoding S-methyl-5-thioribose-1-phosphate isomerase, with the translated sequence MPESKLPAAVAWAGDAVRYVDQRALPIDVRVESARTVEELVDAIASLAVRGAPCIGIFGAYGVALLRRTIADDAAFATAAARVRAARPTAVNLAWAVDRVMAADDKLAEAEAIHREQAAVDAAIAQHGLELIPDRARIITHCHTGALATGAGGTALGVILAAHRAGKRPTVFIDETRPLLQGSRLTELELREAGVDAIVQVDGAAAFAMARQNVDLVIVGADRIARNGDTANKIGTYALAVLAAHHSIPFYVAAPRSSFDLSIESGAGIPIEERDPDEITTIRGTRVAQAQARVFNPAFDVTLHRLITAFITEHGVLRPPYAESIR
- a CDS encoding zinc-ribbon domain containing protein, yielding MEDKILTCKDCGAEFVFSVREQEFFAERGFVNQPVRCRDCRQARRSSGGDATRGSTRPSFEAVCAQCGVNTTVPFRPRGDRPVYCRDCYAARVPAGV